Proteins from a single region of Paramormyrops kingsleyae isolate MSU_618 chromosome 9, PKINGS_0.4, whole genome shotgun sequence:
- the gra gene encoding uncharacterized protein C8orf88 homolog: protein MELSKRRIYNKHLEPARPLRRLNIDPEPRRNGEIERVPYPYIKEKPMNGIGVDQFYEIIHLHTQKKQPKKERICYSREFLIKLASSPIAKRKPDFLPEHPVVLEKLRENDVSVLFL, encoded by the exons ATGGAGCTGTCAAAAAGAAGAATCTACAACAAGCATCTCGAGCCCGCAAGGCCGCTCCGGCGCTTGAACATTGATCCGG AACCACGAAGAAATGGAGAAATTGAAAGAGTGCCATATCCTTACATAAAGGAGAAACca ATGAATGGAATTGGGGTGGATCAGTTTTATGAAATTATCCATCTTCACACCCAGAAAAAACAACCTAAAAAAG AAAGAATCTGCTATAGCAGGGAATTTCTGATTAAGCTAGCCAGCTCGCCTATCGCTAAAAGAAAACCCGACTTCTTGCCAGAACATCCAGTAGTTCTGGAGAAACTG AGAGAGAATGATGTGTCAGTGTTATTTTTGTAA
- the LOC111850449 gene encoding protein CBFA2T1-like isoform X2, producing the protein MPDSPADVKTQPRVTPPTMPPPPTAQAAPRTSSLTPPSLTDGNGHSPTTSNGVPSPLGGFTTRPSSSSSSSSSSPSSSSSSASGSLQLPLVCGARQLSKLKRFLITLQQFGSDISPEIGEKVRTLVLGLVNSTLTIEEFHSKLQEATNFPLRPFVVPFLKANLPLLQHELLHCARVAKQNPAQYLAQHDHVLLDSRTASPMDSSELICGVSRNSKKRLPERTKENGPNRESLGPPGKRRCTISPYQPNGMPHPTPPPQQACLDSTAVTHQQRSSHRPASCRELRERARPSRMVGGRQEGAIDHRLTDREWAEEWRHLDHLLNCIRDMVERTRYSLTVLRRCQEADREVLSYWVRRCSDMEDPKKSSASGQSTGVTSGDQNTTSPETHRQLPQRHIPDSMPEEIWKKAEEAVNEVKKQAMLELQSAVSEAERKAQEMIRTERARMERTVAEARRRATDDLLSVINQQEDSTESCWNCGRKASETCSGCSTARYCGSFCQHKDWEKHHQVCVQTPAALPQGDQRPAAGSSDKTSPQEDLPTVATSGPDTPPTTDTSPH; encoded by the exons ATGCCAGACTCACCTGCCGATGTGAAGACTCAGCCCAGGGTGACTCCGCCCACAATGCCACCACCTCCGACAGCACAAGCGGCTCCCAGGACCAGCTCATTAACGCCCCCATCAC TAACCGATGGCAACGGCCACTCCCCCACCACGTCGAACGGAGTCCCCTCTCCGCTGGGCGGCTTCACCACTcgtccttcctcttcctcatcctcctcctcgtcctccccTTCCTCGTCTTCGTCGTCCGCGTCGGGCAGCCTGCAGCTCCCGTTGGTGTGCGGCGCTCGGCAGCTCAGCAAACTGAAGCGCTTCCTGATAACGCTGCAGCAGTTCGGCAGTGACATCTCCCCAGAGATCGGCGAGAAGGTCCGCACGTTGGTGCTGGGCCTCGTG AACTCTACTTTAACCATAGAGGAATTTCATTCCAAACTGCAAGAGGCCACAAACTTCCCCCTGCGACCATTTGTTGTGCCGTTTCTGAAG GCTAATCTTCCTCTGCTGCAGCACGAGCTGCTTCACTGTGCCAGGGTGGCCAAGCAGAATCCAGCCCAGTATCTGGCCCAGCATGATCACGTGCTGCTTGACAGCAGAACTGCTTCACCCATGGACTCTTCTGAGCTGATATGTGGCGTCAGTCGGAACAGCAAGAAGAGGCTCCCAGAAAG AACCAAAGAGAATGGTCCTAATCGGGAGTCCCTGGGCCCCCCTGGAAAGAGGCGGTGCACAATTAGCCCCTACCAGCCAAATGGCATGCCACACCCCACGCCTCCTCCTCAGCAAGCCTGTTTGGACAGCACAGCTGTCACTCATCAGCAGAGGAGTTCCCATAGGCCGGCCAGCTGCCGGGAGCTCAGGGAACGAGCCAGGCCATCCA GGATGGTCGGGGGACGTCAGGAGGGGGCCATCGATCACCGGCTCACTGACAGGGAGTGGGCGGAGGAGTGGAGGCACCTTGACCAT CTGCTGAACTGCATCAGGGACATGGTGGAGCGGACCAGGTACTCCCTCACTGTGCTTCGACGCTGCCAGGAGGCAGACCGCGAGGTGCTCAGCTACTGGGTCCGGCGCTGCAGTGACATGGAGGACCCCAAGAAGAGCAGTGCTAGCGGTCAATCGACAGGGGTGACATCAGGGGACCAGAACACCACCTCACCCG AGACTCACAGACAGTTGCCCCAAAGACATATACCAGACAGTATGCCTGAGGAGATCTGGAAAAAAGCAG AGGAGGCCGTGAACGAGGTGAAGAAGCAGGCCATGCTGGAGCTGCAGAGCGCTGTGTCGGAGGCGGAGCGCAAGGCCCAGGAGATGATCCGCACCGAGCGGGCCCGCATGGAGCGCACCGTGGCTGAAGCCAGGCGCCGGGCCACCGACGACCTGCTCTCCGTCATCAATCAGCAGGAGGACTCCACCGAG AGCTGCTGGAACTGTGGGCGGAAGGCCAGCGAGACATGCAGCGGCTGTAGCACGGCAAGATACTGTGGCTCCTTCTGCCAGCACAAAGACTGGGAGAAGCACCACCAGGTGTGTGTTCAGACCCCAGCAGCCCTCCCGCAGGGTGACCAACGGCCTGCTGCTGGCTCCTCCGACAAAACCAGCCCCCAGGAGGACCTTCCAACTGTGGCCACATCTGGCCCTGACACGCCCCCGACCACTGACACCTCACCACACTAG
- the LOC111850449 gene encoding protein CBFA2T1-like isoform X1, giving the protein MPDSPADVKTQPRVTPPTMPPPPTAQAAPRTSSLTPPSRELTDGNGHSPTTSNGVPSPLGGFTTRPSSSSSSSSSSPSSSSSSASGSLQLPLVCGARQLSKLKRFLITLQQFGSDISPEIGEKVRTLVLGLVNSTLTIEEFHSKLQEATNFPLRPFVVPFLKANLPLLQHELLHCARVAKQNPAQYLAQHDHVLLDSRTASPMDSSELICGVSRNSKKRLPERTKENGPNRESLGPPGKRRCTISPYQPNGMPHPTPPPQQACLDSTAVTHQQRSSHRPASCRELRERARPSRMVGGRQEGAIDHRLTDREWAEEWRHLDHLLNCIRDMVERTRYSLTVLRRCQEADREVLSYWVRRCSDMEDPKKSSASGQSTGVTSGDQNTTSPETHRQLPQRHIPDSMPEEIWKKAEEAVNEVKKQAMLELQSAVSEAERKAQEMIRTERARMERTVAEARRRATDDLLSVINQQEDSTESCWNCGRKASETCSGCSTARYCGSFCQHKDWEKHHQVCVQTPAALPQGDQRPAAGSSDKTSPQEDLPTVATSGPDTPPTTDTSPH; this is encoded by the exons ATGCCAGACTCACCTGCCGATGTGAAGACTCAGCCCAGGGTGACTCCGCCCACAATGCCACCACCTCCGACAGCACAAGCGGCTCCCAGGACCAGCTCATTAACGCCCCCATCACGTGAGC TAACCGATGGCAACGGCCACTCCCCCACCACGTCGAACGGAGTCCCCTCTCCGCTGGGCGGCTTCACCACTcgtccttcctcttcctcatcctcctcctcgtcctccccTTCCTCGTCTTCGTCGTCCGCGTCGGGCAGCCTGCAGCTCCCGTTGGTGTGCGGCGCTCGGCAGCTCAGCAAACTGAAGCGCTTCCTGATAACGCTGCAGCAGTTCGGCAGTGACATCTCCCCAGAGATCGGCGAGAAGGTCCGCACGTTGGTGCTGGGCCTCGTG AACTCTACTTTAACCATAGAGGAATTTCATTCCAAACTGCAAGAGGCCACAAACTTCCCCCTGCGACCATTTGTTGTGCCGTTTCTGAAG GCTAATCTTCCTCTGCTGCAGCACGAGCTGCTTCACTGTGCCAGGGTGGCCAAGCAGAATCCAGCCCAGTATCTGGCCCAGCATGATCACGTGCTGCTTGACAGCAGAACTGCTTCACCCATGGACTCTTCTGAGCTGATATGTGGCGTCAGTCGGAACAGCAAGAAGAGGCTCCCAGAAAG AACCAAAGAGAATGGTCCTAATCGGGAGTCCCTGGGCCCCCCTGGAAAGAGGCGGTGCACAATTAGCCCCTACCAGCCAAATGGCATGCCACACCCCACGCCTCCTCCTCAGCAAGCCTGTTTGGACAGCACAGCTGTCACTCATCAGCAGAGGAGTTCCCATAGGCCGGCCAGCTGCCGGGAGCTCAGGGAACGAGCCAGGCCATCCA GGATGGTCGGGGGACGTCAGGAGGGGGCCATCGATCACCGGCTCACTGACAGGGAGTGGGCGGAGGAGTGGAGGCACCTTGACCAT CTGCTGAACTGCATCAGGGACATGGTGGAGCGGACCAGGTACTCCCTCACTGTGCTTCGACGCTGCCAGGAGGCAGACCGCGAGGTGCTCAGCTACTGGGTCCGGCGCTGCAGTGACATGGAGGACCCCAAGAAGAGCAGTGCTAGCGGTCAATCGACAGGGGTGACATCAGGGGACCAGAACACCACCTCACCCG AGACTCACAGACAGTTGCCCCAAAGACATATACCAGACAGTATGCCTGAGGAGATCTGGAAAAAAGCAG AGGAGGCCGTGAACGAGGTGAAGAAGCAGGCCATGCTGGAGCTGCAGAGCGCTGTGTCGGAGGCGGAGCGCAAGGCCCAGGAGATGATCCGCACCGAGCGGGCCCGCATGGAGCGCACCGTGGCTGAAGCCAGGCGCCGGGCCACCGACGACCTGCTCTCCGTCATCAATCAGCAGGAGGACTCCACCGAG AGCTGCTGGAACTGTGGGCGGAAGGCCAGCGAGACATGCAGCGGCTGTAGCACGGCAAGATACTGTGGCTCCTTCTGCCAGCACAAAGACTGGGAGAAGCACCACCAGGTGTGTGTTCAGACCCCAGCAGCCCTCCCGCAGGGTGACCAACGGCCTGCTGCTGGCTCCTCCGACAAAACCAGCCCCCAGGAGGACCTTCCAACTGTGGCCACATCTGGCCCTGACACGCCCCCGACCACTGACACCTCACCACACTAG